CTCGCGACAGTATCGCCCGGAAAGTGCGTGAGGGTCATGGCCCGGGAGGCGCCGGTTTCGCTTCCCGGAGGATGAGAATCCTCATCCCGCTCCAGGGGCGTCAGGAATTCCTGTCCACCTCAGTGTATAGAGGACACCAACACGGAGTTCCTGATGCCCATCGAGTTCTATTCCGTCCGGGATGATTACGGCTGTTTCTCCAACTTCTCCGCGCATCCCATCACCCTGGAAGGAAAGCGCTGGCCCACCACCGAGCACTACTTCCAGGCCCAGAAGTTCGCCGGGACCGATGACGCATACGCGGAGCGGATTCGCACGACCGCCAGCCCGATGATCGCCGCCCGCCTTGGCCGCAGCCGGAAGCATCCCCTGCGCCGGGACTGGGAGTCGGTGAAGGATGACGTCATGCGCCGGGCCGTCCTCGCCAAGTTCGAGACGCACGCCGACGCCCGCGCGGTGCTGCTGTCCACCGGTGAGGAGGTGATCATCGAGAAGACCACCCAGGACCACTAC
This portion of the Archangium lipolyticum genome encodes:
- a CDS encoding NADAR family protein, which encodes MPIEFYSVRDDYGCFSNFSAHPITLEGKRWPTTEHYFQAQKFAGTDDAYAERIRTTASPMIAARLGRSRKHPLRRDWESVKDDVMRRAVLAKFETHADARAVLLSTGEEVIIEKTTQDHYWGCGSTGTGKNRLGRILMEVRTRLRG